CTAATTGATTATTTGAAGTCTAATCGTTTATATAATTGTTTACGACAGTCTATTAATGAATGGTAATATATCTAAAATTTCCAATTTGAGAAGCAATAATTGATTATTGCAAGTACCTAATAGGTTAACTAATCAATTAGATCATTTATTTGATCTATGGATTGTTTCCATtttgatccaattttttttcaGTTTAAAGGAACCTTCTTCTCACTTTATTTGACACCAGAATTCATGATTTATCTATTTCTTCTCAATttatctctcttctctctctctctaaatattttctttttaccaaTGTTAGCTTAGTACCTTGTGAGTGAAAACAATATGCGAGGAAAGAGTTGTATTCGTATTGTGCCACTGTTGTTATTTTCAAGAGTGTGACACTCTTAAAGAAGTGAGTTCGATTCTTACAATAaaccatttaattttttttttgatcatAGAACTCATCCTGTAAAAATTTTGTTGGGTTATTGAGATGATCATCTTGTAACAACTGAAAGCCAGTGATCATTTTGTATCAAGGTACCTAAGGTAGTAGCAAGGGTCAATGCGATGGTTCGCCTTGGTGGAAATGTTGTGTCGATCTGAAGAACGAAATTGTTTGGAATTCTCCTTGGCTACCTCTCGGTGGAACGAGATTTTGTTTGGAAGGATTGAAAGGAGATTCTACTAGGATTGGATCGTCTACTGCTTGAGGAGGAAGTAATGGAGCTTTAGTAGCTGCAACAGTGGCTTGTCGTTGAATGTCAAATCAAGTGAATTTGGATGCCACCATTGTTACGAGTATAAGGATGGATCTgctagaggttgaagaagatgaaaaaacTTCAGGAAAGAAGATCAAGAAACAGAGATATGGACCTTCTAGAAAAAGAGATTTGGATATGTGGATCAGAGGATATTTGAACATGGAAATACAGAGGAATCATATTTTGTTTCCCACAGATGGTGTCACTATTGCGTTATGGAACCAAAATTATTCGGTGACTGGTGAAATAGAACCTTAGCACGGTGAAGTAAGTTTTTGGTACTACAAAGAAGAGACTGACCTACAAGGTTAGCACTACAACATACAAGTCAGTGAGAGAATGAAAATTGATGTGAAAGTGAGAATTGATTTGAAAGCCTAAGAATGAGGCGTCTTTAACTATAAATATTGAGAAGGATTAAAACCGTTTGCGCGGACACAGCGTGTTATGGATTAGAGGGTGGTGTTATCTACTTCAGATTCAGATGAACATGAAAGTgtacctatttttttttttaagttcgcTTTATTTACTCTTGCCTCCGCGCCTTTGATCTTGGGCTTTACAAGTGGCCCAAATACTTACATTTCATTCTTAGTAATAATAAATTgggattgaataaaaaatatagtaCTAACTAGAATACATAGCCGAAGATGACTGAGCTAAATAACTTGTTTTGCAGTACTACGCCAAGCCCtaaataatttacaaaaaaatacTGTACTTAACACTCGTTGAGAAACACTTTTTAAGTAGCTAATGTTAAAAAAGACAACATATTTTGTATTGTAAATTTAAGTTAAACTAATGATGTTTAATTTGATCTGAGagcaattttattttatgttgataaaatataaaatgagcAGATCGACTTGATTAGCAGTCTTATTTTCAACTAAAGTAAAAGAAAACCTTTCATCCTTTTTCATTTGCATGTATACAAAGATGATCTCTCTCATATTGTTAACCAGTTGTTTTCATTCAAaccttaagagtgtgtttggatgaggtaattagaaaatttaaagcaatttaaaattcaaagcaattcaaatgattcaattcaaatccactcatttttaaattaatttgtttggatggagtattaagataattcattgttagatttttggtgtcattttttataaaatttaaattttttggaccaaattaaaaaatgaaaaagtagggactaatttgcaatttttaaaaatttgaaggaccaaattgtaaattttgcAAATTagtaaggaccaatttgcaattttttgaaaatttttggggtcaattttataattttggaaaatatgaggaccaatttgtaaaatttgaagaaataataataacaaatacattctatggaacatgagaggaatttcaaattctttggtttttggtgtcatttcaaaatgattgaaTTTAACTTATATGAAATACTCCAaaaattttcatcattttaacaattcttcatttttgtatccaaacaatgaattttggtcaaatcattttaaattccctcaaaaaatTACTTTCCTTCGTTAAAATACtctatccaaacacactctaagagaCCCAAAtgcataaagaaaagaaaagaacacaTTACTCACTCATAGTCTTCAGCAAGTATACAAACTCATTGGAAAACTAGACTACCAATACGAATtagcaaattcaaaatcaaacttaaacctaaaactaaataataatcaTGTAAATTAGAAGCAAAAGCACACCTCTTTGATAAAGAATTCTTATTAGTTTGCTTTGCTCATATAGCAAGACTAAACCTTCAAAATAGGCTAGAAACTACTTGATAATATCTTcttgaaagaaataaaaagaaaaaaatgttaaatactttTTCCTTGATATGCAACAAGGCTAATAGGGTTTTCTTTATGAATTAATATATTACAACTAACATTCTTAGTTGTAATGTTAAGATCGGTAATCTTTTGAGTAACTAAATCGAACCAAACTAGTCCACCGTCTTTTTTCTTAAGCAACATATCACTCCTTTTTCCCATTCCAATTGGATACTTAAGATTCGGGAAAGATTCTATAGTGAAGATTTTAGTCCATGATTCTTTTACGCCAAATTCACCCAGGATATAAATGTGAAATGTAGACGTCCTTGTGGAATTTAATATCAAAGCAGTAGACCCATTTAATAACACCAAGTGTCTCCACCCATTAAGAAAATCAATAATATCTTCTATGTCAAATGGTATAGGTGTTGTAGTGAAAACCTCACGGTGCCAGTCAAATGACAACACATATGATTCATTACATTTATGTGTTGCAACTTTACACACCCGGTGAGACAATCCATTGATGTACACTTGTTCATTGCTCCAAAAATTAAGACTATGTTTCTTATCAACATCAAATTTTTTCCAAAAGTTATTTCTTAAACTATATATTTCACATACCAAGGGTTCACAATATACTTCTTCGTCTTCTACTGGCGGCTGATAAATGCATGTCACTTTATAGTCATCATCGACAGAGTCATAACCAAATCCCCAATTAAGATAACCATTTTGATAACATTTGCGATGATTAATGCCACGAGGAATGAGTTTAAATTCCTTAGTACACGGATTCCACAATATAATATCCTTTTCGTATATAAAAGACAAACAAAAAATTCCATGAACACTACCCGAACCTAAAATACTAAAACCACAATCACAATATGGCTTATCTATTTTGACATTACTCACAAACCTCTCATCATATAGAGGATACAACCCAAATCTATGATTGTGATAAGAATTATAAAGTGGATGAAGGAGGACGCATGCATCATCATAATAAGAATGATACTTTGTGAATAAACTCTCGCGGTAGGTTCTCATGAAATAGTGGTTATCGGACAAGAGAGACCATGACTTGCATACACATTCAAATCGTTTCAAAGATTTAATAGATAATTTTGAAAGAATAGAGAAGGCAATATCATGGTGGATATGTAATTCTTTCCTTACCTTTGTTGTCTTATTTGTGGCAACCACACTCACACGTTTCTCCATCTTCTTCGAGCTAacaatttggttgcaatttgaAGCTAAACCAGTTGAAAATTCACTCTCAAGCGTGAAGTAAATAGTGTAGTATCTACTTGCTATTAGGGTATTTTCTTGACTCGGTATAGTTGATAGAGTTAGAGACTCAAGAGTTTAAAAACTTGTACCGGTTGTTGATATTTGACTATTTGAAGGGTTTTCAAAAATGCCttggattttttaaatatttcaaaatagttCCTTAAATATCTCCGTGACTTTGTGAACAGTTTTGATGTCACGTTTAATTCCTAAGAAAATTAAGGAGAATTTATTTCTCAAAAAGAAAAACCGAATTGAAATATAAAAGGATTAAAATCCAGTTTCACTAATGataaatattacaaaaatatttaagcCTACAGTTAATTAAATGATGGAACAGCAAATGAAATTTGGaacagagaaaaaaaattaattaaatgattatgAAAAAAGGCATATcttaatatgaaaaaaaaaatattaatatctaTCCATTGATATTGGCGGTATAATGATATAAGTGCTCAAATTCAAATCGATCCGATAAAAAATATACTtcctcctttttccttttttattataagtcgttttggaaaataaattgtatttaaatataagtcgctttataattctaatgaataattaatgctgttttttatattatatccttaaatatttattattctctctccttacgattatataaatttatcttccacatgtcattaatgaaggataattttgtaacaaCCTTTGTAATTTCTTGTTttcatataacaattattatttttcttaaactgtgtgaaaagtctaaaatgacttataataaaaaacggagggagtaagtcggtctaaaaaaaagcaaaaaccacaaaaacttaTAAAATCCCCACCGATCAAATTAAATTTGAGCTTGATTTTTCAAAATCTATCCCAACATAATCAAACCTCATGCATATATCTTATTAATTTATTGGTTCATATatgatatattatattaaattattataagttGATATTAAATACTatttattagtttaattaattacttaattttcattatttatttgtttcaaaTATAATCCTTCATTGCAATTTtgcaatttaaatttttaatattatatatcatatattagttcaaatctattattttataatattttataatattaatactgataaaaaatttagatattcaaaaattatttaaattaaaccaTATAAATTTAATCGTATAAGATCGAATCTTTTAACTATTCATCCAAAATAAAACGAAGTCGtgaataattttgtcttttgatCCAATGAGATTTTTTCCCGTTAAAATCAATACAAACTATCTTTTTCTTGTAATTATGAAAGGTGACGATGAGCTTGTGGTATTGTCACAAACATCGTCAGTGTATGATCAAAGCCTCATCACAAAGACTCAAGAGTGTTGTCATAAATGTGTATTACTAAAGCAATTAAATTTCCACAAGGTCAATGCACACACACAATGAAAGCAGACGACAATGTGGAAAATATAGGCTCCCCCTATTGGTATATCTAGCCTCTCTTGAGGTAGTGGTGAATCTACCATACGTCATCCTCACACCAAGTTTCCATCTAGCGGAATAGGAGGGGTACTGACCTTTGTCAAGACACGGTCCTTAGAGAAGTCTAATAAAACTTCAAGCGCGACCTCATAGGAAAAGTTGTGCCCTAGAGAAACAAACTCAAAACTAAAAGCAATATTTCATAAAATGGTAAAAACAATGGTAAGTAACAAACTAAAATGTACATTGCAGAGAAAGAACGATAATGATTACCTATTTATTGGATTCACATATGTCAGGTACAACTAAGCCGGTAAAAAATACACATACACATGACTATTCCACCAATGAAACCACTTTTTTTTGTCTTCAATGGCCTAGTCAATACAGACTTTCTCTCAACAGATCGGTCcagtagaataaaaatatttCACCTTCTTCAGGGCACTTTCAAAAGAGTTTTGAGTGATAAAGTAACTTTCCTTCAATAATTTAGATATCTCCTTGGACAAGGCAAGGATCTTGAGACGCATATCATGAAGGTTGTCCTCAACTTCAAAGACACCTCGAGCTCTTCTATAATTTTCAAGTGGGATCCAAGAATTATTTTGCTTCATCAATAGAAACTTGCACCTTAGGATCCAAGCATGTGCGGAAGCTAAAGCCTAATTCTTCTTCATTACCTCTTGAGCAAGTAAATTCACTTTCTCAACCAGAGTGTCGGGATACACAAAAGGTTCCATGAAAATCTCTATACCAATAAATAAGGAAGACGCTTCCCGAATATATTTTAGACATCATTTTTTCAACGGTAAGGGATTTGACCCACCAGTTGAGCGCTTATTTCTCCCTCCAAATACGTTCTTGTTGGAAGACTTTCTAGCACCTGGCAGCTCCAAAGGCTATGACGGTAGATATGGTATGCCAAATCCTCCATCTCACTCTAGAAAACTTCTTTAGGCTTATTAGAGAAGTAATAAAATTTTCATTAGAGTGGGAATCTAGCATCACAAGAGGTAGCCTAGTTGGAACTAAAACATGCTCCTCCACAGACCTCAGTCGGGGACACTTGTGAAGCAGCCTTTCAACATTAATTTCTTAAAGTTAAGGACTAGAATCCAGACCTCCCCCGCCCTCCCTGTTGCGACAAGTGTAGACCATCATCTATCATGGACCAGTTAGGAGAAACTTGAACTTCCACTTGAACTAAGGGAGAAGTAATCCAAATAGTCGACCTGATTGATGTGCGTGAAGTAGATGCTCCCCCAGTAGACGGAGTATTTGAAATACTCAACCAAAAGAGTGGTAGCTCAGAGATCCTTTTTCATATGTTGCATTGCTTCCTCACTCTTTATCGCATCTTTATAACCAATAAGGAAGGCATCAAAAaagtaattattcaagcaacaacAAAGGAAGTAAGATGTCCATGACATTTCCCAAAGATAGCCTTCCTCTCTTCCTCGGTTTTAAGATCCACCAGCTAGTGGGTCTTGATGAATATTTTCAACTGTTTCCTTGATGATGTGTCAAGTGGAACGATACCACCAACATGACCAAGCTCCTTGTATAAAAGCTCTGATGAAAGTTGTGAGCCAAACCTATAAAAATATGTGGCTTTATTTTGAGTTGAGTCTGTATAAAAGCCGTGTTTGTTTGTGTAAGGTTATTGGGGTGATCTTTTGAAAAGCTCAAGGTAAATTTTAATGAAAATCTCAAGAGAAAACTCTAGGGGACTAGAGTATGCCAAATGGTTTGGCCGAACCAATATAATTCTCTATTATGATCTCTCTATCCCTTCTCTCTTTATTTtctataatttgtaatttttgtaGCTTATTTAACTTTTCATTATTCTGCTGCTTATCTCTCTTTTCTCCTTTCTATCTTTTCTCTACTCTATCTCAGATTTCTTATTTatgctaaaaataaatattttaatataaaaaaaaattataaaccatttctaaattttttgaaCGTCACAATTAACCCCTCGCCCCTCTTGTCTTGTCTTTGAAGTAACTTAGTTAACAATTAGCGTTTATAAATAGGCTTAGGATAACCACTTGTACTTAACTTTcctatttgtaatattttatgcTAATCAATACAGTAGAGTTTAAGATTTTCTTCCTTCTTTTTCAAAGGATATCATGTTTCATAACATGGAATCGAGAGTCTATCAATCCCCAAGGGATGAAAATGAAGACAGATATGAAGTTTTTGTTGATAGTTATGATTCTGATTCGATGATTAATGAATATGAGGGTTTTTCAAGTTTAGAGAAAATCAACTATCAATTTATTTTCGCCAATTTCAGTCAAGAAGATTTTGAAATGGTGCAAATGGTTCCAATAAAGACAATCAAACCTTTAATTGAAGAAAGATTCATGACAATTGGAGAAATCAATCTATAGATCTAAAACTTTAATTTAAGAGTATCTTTCAGAGATTAATCTCCAATACATCGGCAACAACATCGTCATCACAACTTTATTATTGAATGCTCAAAACATCAAGAATAAAGGATTTGAACTTGTGAAATCCATTTCACTTCTGAAGTtcattttcactttattttccttgatcttcctcgctGTTTTTGTTCCTTCGAGAACTTTGATAATCATTAAGGGAATATTTTCATTGACATATGTTATTCTTATCTTCCATTAAGGAATGTTTTCTATAAATACCCATACTCGTTAATCACATGCTTAGTATGATTTTGACATCATATTTGCATATTTATTGCATCTTTTACCCGTCTCTTTAATTATGACAAAGGGGTAGAAGTATACTCTCAGGGGGAGGGAAGATATTTTATCTAACTCAGGAGGAGTTTTGCCACTCCTGATGCATCttgtctatttttttcttttaccaCCTTCCCTGAGAGACACGATGTCATCGTCAAAACGGGGGAGAATGTAGAACCTTGTTTTATAGGTAATAAGTGAAATTCTGGCACTTACAACAAATGTCAAGACATATGTTATAACATCAGCTAACTTGCATCACACTTATAAAAAGTGGAAAATAAattgcagaatgataaataacacaatgaattgTTAATCCAACTaagtgcaacaacacctaatttGGGGGCTACTAAACCATgaaggaagtccactatcagcagtattagtTTAAAGCCTAAACACCCTTGTTCACAACTTCTCTCCTAATCACTACCCAACGCTACTTCTGCCTAGAAGTCGACATCTAGACTTGAGAAGTCGACATCCCACCTCTAATCACTGTGATGATAAAAGAGTTACACACCATGTGACCAAGGGAACCcaaatagaaagattacactttccaataaaaatacttagttaagaaccctaactaagaacaatacttgatcttacTTAAAAGCTTTGATTAAGAACAATACTAAattctcttgcttaaaagcttcaagagtgagaacacacgtccacctcaatgtatcataagatacatgagtgacacaaaagaaaagaacaaacgAAAACTTGAGAGACTCCCAAAATAACAACCCTTATTGCACCCACGGTTTCCCTTATGTGAATGCTTGGCAAAATATGTTTCCCAAGTTCCTTTTTATAGACTCTTGCAGAATGGGCTTGGACTTTAAACTGAATCTAATCTTCTCCTTTCTGAAAACAACGGCAAGATCTTTTCACAAATTaggaacaaataaaataaaatcatatcttagttttctaaaagaaatctcaaagattctttttctaaaaacagAGACTAATATGCATTTGTCCTAATCATCCCTTGATTGCCTGCACCTGtaatgattatttgaatattctagattttcatatttttcaatcaaatctttcaaggtTAAAAAACCAGTCTGGAATGTCAAGATGTTATGGCATAGAATGTCACAACATATTTGGCAGAAGATTTGTCAAAATACACATAAAAGCAGAACCTGTTATGACAGTAGGATAAGATATTACATCATCTTTCTCAATATCAgataagaaccatgttttagtaAAATTATGCCAATTacaaaaaccatggaactaacaatcccccctttggaaaattttggctTAAACAACCAAAGCACAGTTAAGTCCTGGAGATAAATCATATTTACATGATAGCGTGTGTCGTGCGCTCGGTTTTTTACtacctctcgtgtgagagatacgaactgactcttcttttgtttttgagttttgaaaatcagagagtcgccaccgacttttattttatccaattaaggaaaggtttataaaagaaacagaaaaagacctttaagagattttgggtaagggggtaggttatacaaagggaaggtattagcaccctttgtatccatggttatccatgggctcttaattacttagctcacttgttttgaatcatttgtcttgccttgaaatgcttgtatgtggtcttaaaattcattttgtaaattgactttataatgatccttgtgcggatgtatacaaagtgttttaccttttgaaggatgttttgaaaaaaagaacgttaacttcgtaatgatccttgtttggatatataccaagtattgtcttttttgaaagttttattttgaaaaacaatgatatatgagacatttgtttgttttgatttgagcaagcaattaggaggtctaccctaagtatataaggtcctttcctatttcctttagaaaattctccttttaccggatgtaaacaaaggttcgattttgcatttgaaacagtagaatttggatttttgaaaagagtaacagagggattaccctaagaggtgcaagtgtgattgtgttttgattcagatatttttatctttgaagttagtgatctaacgcttcggtttttatctttgacatacacgcagttttatatgtactggaattaaaatgcggaaatgtaaaatgcggaaagtaaatctacgctattacatcgattgtgcgggaaatgtaaactacgctatttacatgaatttgacaacctatacactttatctaggaatttaaattgcaataagataaaagaaatattttttggttttttggatggttgattttaattagaattaatgcataattaatttaattaaaatgttatgcattagaaataaaatttaaacctaaaaaattaagtctaaaatatgttcatattgcttgttaattaattttaaaataaaaattaattttttttgatttttttgaagttgttttgaaaattaataagttaaattaacatataattatataaacaattatacaaataattaaaactgaaagagaaaaatattctaaatatgtacaaaattagtctataatgaagtgtgttacaagtgtgttacaagcatagcAATGGTTCTGAGTTCGTGTCTCTTTCATTAATGAAgtattctacttcatttataggccatagaagtacttaaaaactaagctaagaagctttgatggctttgttgaatttttgacttttttaataatatgtagctttgaattcaagcaaccatggcttaattttcttcaaccttctgctgtaccatctctttggggcagagctttgaatgattcttgatgactcatgcttaagatcaaagctacataacattgtcttgcaccatttctttttcaatttaattttaaatgtaataaaattaaaccaaaaaaagaaataaaaagttatgggccttaggttggtcatgggaggcccttaacattattgggaacatgtttggatcatgtaaacttggccccttttggaaaaaaaacatttttgatcaatgttgatttcatgcattttcccaaaaaatagccaacttcaacaaggcataaatccctcaatttttatcatatgaaggagttcttgtactttttagaaacctcaagatgtcctctacaagccactttggaaactttttttcatttggagaagttatcttgatgttatggcctttgacaaaaaaccactttttgttgactttgaaaatgacctgtaatgtctgagctcatacttttcaaatggtgaatccaatgaccatgggaccaattgcatttgaaatataattaaatttccttcaaaacaagctttggttggaattttttgaatgaatgaggagagagttatggtcagtcaaagttcagttgactttttaggagaaaaccctatttttgaaacttagggttttgttgatttttgatctttccttgatgaattatgatcaacccatgatcaaatgatgaatcttttgacaaaatatggatgttgacaaaaaatttcatttttgactgtctgttgacttttcggtcaaactggtcgtctgttgactgtttgagccgctgactgtgcgtctgagcgaattgaagtttgaaaatttgtatggtggtactttgagatatatggagatccatgaaatccatttgaggtctcaaaaaaacttgttctcctgaaaaaaaacaaaaaccctagttaaggactgttcgtgtaggagatagttgagcgtacctgatttttgtgcagtgctgagtttcttttgatcatgtgatgttcagaagacttctagaaaaaaaatcttggaattttgaaatgcaaaagattgatttgattgatggtacaaaacacggagaattgcactatcagcgggtttgactgtcaactgactgttcaggcattaacgtagcagttaaagtgaaaattcaacagtcaaagttaattttttctttttgttttttgttgtgttaatggtgaaaatttatttacatgagtggttaAAAAAACACATACATaataaatatactgtacgcgaacgaaattaccgataataaccttaaaaaatatttaatgcacagtgaaataaatatttaactggcagaaaacacacaaaatattatatggataattaaactacagtacgacaaataatacgacatttaatactgacagtacaaatattacataatataatgaacagtacgacaaataaacggtacattatttgaaaacaaaagatacaacaaactttaaaaatgacgattaaaaatccatgctataaacaacagcaTATAGATAATCGGAAGTGTaaacatcgcaggtccgcatttctcaggactatgcagacagaagaaagacataaTCACCGTAGAaacagtgatgactataagaaacagacagtgtatccacccactttgccattttgccggggaagaagagaaaataaataagaggtagaaatttgagggatgagttgaaatttgatgtgagaatttatggaaaaaatgagaggtatttatagagtgaaaagaaggatagagacgttggggaatgaagtgattccgtacaaaaaggaaaatttgagtggtagtaggatttgaaagaaagtgtatggtagggtttgaaaaagagagatgtgtagaataaagttaggatttgattttaaaagaaagagatttgaaaagaaaggaaaagattttgaaaataaatagtataaaaattagtgggaaacaaaaactaataataatttacttgttaccagtacagtctgaatccccggactttgcgcctgcaaaaagatttaattctgtaccaattgcgtcagtactatttatctgcaaataaatctcaaataaacaacgtgtgtgaaatgataaacagtaattggcgtttgtgtaagaataaattcaacagcgagccaaaataccgtataaaaaaaattctaaaaatcgagtattcatgaaatcaggatatttatgaaataaaatccaagattatatgaaactcccaatttttagacagaagtctgttgccttctttctgaaaaagatgcggacAAATTTTgcggtataacagttgcccctattcaatcttcttaaacctgaagagactgtttggaatctgaaggtagaagatgattgaatattttagatgccctgcaAATTTGCACTTACTTCCATcggagtgatgttggaaattgcatttgagtaTTGTATGAgagatgttgttggcagatcataACATTACCttagatgggctttcagatgccatctattgaatgtattgatggtttgttcatcagaatgaatcctttgattatatcttgatgaaggatttg
The sequence above is drawn from the Vicia villosa cultivar HV-30 ecotype Madison, WI unplaced genomic scaffold, Vvil1.0 ctg.000325F_1_1, whole genome shotgun sequence genome and encodes:
- the LOC131626823 gene encoding F-box/kelch-repeat protein At3g06240-like, translating into MEKRVSVVATNKTTKVRKELHIHHDIAFSILSKLSIKSLKRFECVCKSWSLLSDNHYFMRTYRESLFTKYHSYYDDACVLLHPLYNSYHNHRFGLYPLYDERFVSNVKIDKPYCDCGFSILGSGSVHGIFCLSFIYEKDIILWNPCTKEFKLIPRGINHRKCYQNGYLNWGFGYDSVDDDYKVTCIYQPPVEDEEVYCEPLVCEIYSLRNNFWKKFDVDKKHSLNFWSNEQVYINGLSHRVCKVATHKCNESYVLSFDWHREVFTTTPIPFDIEDIIDFLNGWRHLVLLNGSTALILNSTRTSTFHIYILGEFGVKESWTKIFTIESFPNLKYPIGMGKRSDMLLKKKDGGLVWFDLVTQKITDLNITTKNVSCNILIHKENPISLVAYQGKSI